A DNA window from Streptomyces canus contains the following coding sequences:
- a CDS encoding thiamine ABC transporter substrate-binding protein, whose amino-acid sequence MNNKKFLAAVVGLGLVTLSACGSSSDDSESSGSKTVTLVSHDSWAVSKNVLADFEKKSGYKVKVLEDGDAGQAVNKAILTKDNPQGDVFFGVDNTLLSRALDNGLFQSYEAKGADRIKAGYRVDGDKVTPIDTGDICVNYDKAYFTEHKLQPPTSYDDLIKPAYKNLLVTENASTSSPGLGFLLGSAAKYGDDSWQGYWKKLKANGVKVVDGWEQAYNEEFSGSAGGKKAKADRPLVVSYASSPPAEVIYADPKPTTAPTGVAQGTCFRQIEYAGLLSNAANAKGGKALLDFLLTKEFQQDMPLNMFVYPVVNGAQVPAEFTQYGPQAKDPETMDPAKIADNRDDWVKSWTSLVLK is encoded by the coding sequence GTGAACAACAAGAAGTTCCTTGCTGCCGTCGTCGGCCTCGGCCTGGTCACGCTGTCCGCATGCGGCTCGTCGTCCGACGACTCCGAAAGCTCCGGCTCCAAGACCGTCACCCTCGTCAGCCACGACTCGTGGGCCGTCTCCAAGAACGTCCTCGCCGACTTCGAGAAGAAGTCCGGCTACAAGGTCAAGGTCCTGGAGGACGGCGACGCCGGACAGGCCGTCAACAAGGCCATCCTCACCAAGGACAACCCGCAGGGCGACGTCTTCTTCGGCGTCGACAACACCCTGCTCTCCCGCGCGCTCGACAACGGGCTCTTCCAGTCGTACGAGGCCAAGGGCGCCGATCGGATCAAGGCCGGGTACCGGGTCGACGGGGACAAGGTCACGCCCATCGACACCGGCGACATCTGCGTCAACTACGACAAGGCCTACTTCACCGAGCACAAGCTCCAGCCGCCGACGTCGTACGACGATCTGATCAAGCCCGCCTACAAGAACCTCCTCGTCACCGAGAACGCCTCCACCTCCTCGCCGGGGCTCGGCTTCCTCCTCGGGAGCGCCGCGAAGTACGGCGACGACAGCTGGCAGGGCTACTGGAAGAAGCTCAAGGCCAACGGCGTCAAGGTCGTCGACGGCTGGGAGCAGGCCTACAACGAGGAGTTCTCCGGTTCCGCCGGGGGCAAGAAGGCGAAGGCCGACCGGCCGCTCGTCGTGTCGTACGCCTCCTCGCCGCCCGCCGAGGTGATCTACGCCGACCCGAAGCCGACGACCGCCCCCACCGGCGTGGCGCAGGGCACCTGCTTCCGGCAGATCGAGTACGCCGGACTGCTGAGCAACGCCGCGAACGCCAAGGGCGGCAAGGCGCTCCTGGACTTCCTGCTCACCAAGGAGTTCCAGCAGGACATGCCGCTCAACATGTTCGTCTACCCGGTGGTGAACGGCGCCCAGGTGCCTGCCGAGTTCACGCAGTACGGTCCGCAGGCCAAGGACCCCGAGACCATGGACCCGGCGAAGATCGCCGACAACCGTGACGACTGGGTCAAGTCGTGGACCTCGCTCGTACTGAAGTAA